Within Quercus lobata isolate SW786 chromosome 5, ValleyOak3.0 Primary Assembly, whole genome shotgun sequence, the genomic segment AGCTTCAActactcatttattttattggtttcaattttttatatcaaattttatttagtcatatatattatataaaaatgactaaaacaaTCTTGCGTAATTTtactttatataaaaaaaattaatatataacagtttgtttataaaatttttttaatatatttttagactTCATGATTTTCAAAGAGatattattgttttcttttataaCTCTTTAGAACTAGTCAAATACTTAAATACATTATCCGAATGTGTGTAGACTCTCACCGACACACACCAAGAAACTATTGAAAAGAATCCCTGCAGTAGATGTCCATAAGGTCCTTGCTACTTCGGCCATTGACTTAAAAAGTAGCGTCCACGCTATCACGCATCCTGCGTCCCATGGGGCGCGACCCAGAATCCTCTATTGTCATTTTGTGGTAATGTCCATCACAtgcattttaatttatatgGGAGAAATGTTCAATTGGGCCGACCGTGCTCCCTACTTTCTACTCACATGGGGGCCCATCCCAAGGATACTTTTTGAAATTACGAAAGAAAAAATGGAACGGAGTGGAGCAACAATGTTACAACGTATGGTGTATACACTAATAAAGTTCCAAGGTCCATAGTCCATAGTCAAAATAGCGTTTCATCAAAGATTGACAGGTCTTCAGCCCCTAAGCCACGTAATTTTGACTACCCAATTCACAAATTAGAATAATTGGAGAGACTACAATTACAATCAATATCAAAATATCGGTTGTCTACGTGCTTATTCTACTTATCTTGAATTATCAAACATCTATTTCTACTTCTACTTCTactcaactatatatatatatatatatatatatatatatatatatatagaacaaaTAACTTTTCTACCGTAAGCTTGGtttagtgtaatttttttcatttattgaaGTTTGGTTTGGTATAACTTTTGTCCTTTATTGAAGTTTGGTTTGGTATAACAAATAGCTTTTCTACCGTAAGCTTGGTttgtgtataaatatatatagaacaaattactacattaaattttgttgtgtaaatagtaaaaatattgtagatgaaACATTCTCATCTTAATACTATATTTCCATTGTCAGTGATTCAGTGATATTAAATGTAGATACAGGTCACGGGTGCAGCAACAGACTTGAAATGTAGTTCGTTGTAGGGTTAAAGTTGAAAGTCTGTTGTGCATGACGCACGCCACACGATGTGCGTTCAGGTTTGATAGCCCTGTTCCCAAAAATTCTGCCTCTAAAAGATCAGAAAAGATCGACCTCGATGGAGCTGTTCGGTTGGGAGCGCGACATGGATTTCAACTTTAACCCTACTGCCACGATGAGCCATATCCACCGCTTGGTCACTTGCGACCTATTTGCCCTCctgttttctttaatttttgctacATCCATCGACAAACAAAGTGTTAATGTTCTAGTAGCTATATTATCCATCTAttcatttttcctctttttttcatttacaatATGCATCAAGATACATGGACTACTTAGTGCTTTAGAAATCAAAATTATAGAAGagaggtaaaatattttacttcggACTTGAAAAGTAGGGTTTTAAATTTAAGATTCTATCCTCATTTTTAAGTTAGGACATAAAAGGGTGGTAACTGGTAAATTGGTAATGTCTCATCCAAACCTAATATACCCCTACCCACCCATCCACTAATAAGTTATAACCGGCTCAATTAAATAAATGAGTTTAATAGATAAAGacctatatatttatatactttcTTCTAAGAAAATAGCTATTTATGTACACATTTTAAATGGGTATTATAAAGGTAACTACCGAATTGTTTTTCTTCCatctaaatattatttaaaaaaaatgattaaaaataccTTAAAAACCTTCGTAATAACTTAAATACCCCTTATatcttcaaaatgatcaaaagaATTGAAACctccaaaaacaacaaaatattcCGAAATATCAGTGATGACCCAAATAAACCCCAAAATTGGatggtcattaaaaaaaaaaaactgcgtAATAATACTGATTGGGTTTGTTTATGTTTTGCTAGTATTTTAGATGTAGAACAAGTAGTCGCAAATCTTTTAACGGGAACCGTTTACAGATTCGGATGATTCAAAATCTACTAAAGATAAAGCTTACGGCTGATATTCAACCTTTTTTTGAGAACAAACATTTCaattagtttagaaatcatcaacaatgcgtatttatctattttttactATGTCCTCAACAAAATAGTTCATTGATTTAGCTTTTTATATCAAGCAGCCAGGTTACCGATACATGTACATGTAATACATCAATTATATGCATTAATGTTAATAATTAAGTCGACcatgtttactcaaaaaaaagaaaaaaaaaaagaaaaaaaacaaaaaaaagaaggtcgACCATGGAGTAGACTTCTTACCAAATGCTGAAGTAAGGAAGTATATTGTCCGTGCATTAGGATTTGAAAATCCAATAAATCTATCGGTTGTTCTCCAAATCTCACAACCAGTTTGGGCAACCTGATTTGTAGATGCATAAGCAACACAAGAACAATTGTGGAAGCACTTCGCCTCACAATCCTTACGGGTCAGGTTGTCACTTTCATCAAACTTGAATCCATCCTTCATGGAACTGGAAACTGGAGTAAATGTATCATCATGACTCCTGCACTGCGCCTTACATCCGATAATAAACTGGAATAATGTAAActgatttgtaaaaaaattagtaaaattacaATCAACTAGAGTGTCAAACTCATCAGAAAGTCTTCCGAAGTAATCTATCTTTAGTGGTCGAATAACTCGTGTTATGTAATTTTCTTCCATGTAATTTTCTTCCACACCAGTGTAATTTAAGTACGTTTCATTCACATTCGATATGTAGTTAAAATTGTAGCCATGCAATGTTAGTCCCATCGAAGTTGAGTTGAAATGCACACTAGGACTAGTCCAATAGAGGCTCTCGCGCCACAAGATGACCAATCGATTAAGGTAAGGTTCCAGAGCAAGGGTAAAGGACCCTGCTGCAGGTACCAGCACGCCTCTCCATGATGTTAGAGACCAAGTATGTCCCGTTTTCCAGTTAACTCCCAGTCTCATTCCTGGCACAAGTGCATGAGTAGGATAATCAAAGCTTTGCCACAATTGTCGCTCTGAAATCGTTTCGCGCAGTACAAAATTACCAGTATCAAGTAGAACAGCACTTGCATTACTTGCTTCTTGGCCGGAATATAGTACAATAGAAAGACTCCCATTGTATGAAATTTTCAAGTTCTCATAATCATCAATGGTAAGACTTCCAGAATTGTTAAAGATTGGAGCATCTCGATTGGCAACCCACACTAAATTTTGAAGGCGAGTATTGTTGTCGTTGAGCCATATTAATTCCTAAGTAGTAGTTGTTACTTTCAAGCGTGAAGAATCCTAGTTTAAAATTTCCTTGAGAAGAAACTAATTCATCCCCATCCTTGAGCTCCTGTCCTTGCAATAATCTGTCTAGCTGGGAAGATGGCCCCAGGAAGAGTAGCAAACAGACAAAACCGAGCATAAGTTTCCGTGATTTGCTTGCCATAACAGACAgactttgattttcttttcttttttgttaaaaaaactCAGCTGGATTATGTAGTCCGAGACCAAAATCCAAGGACCTTTTAGAAAATGGACggaaatttttgaagaaaagagCTCGTGAAAGGGAAGTTGTTagaagacaagaaagaaaaagatggagGAAGGGATGAGGAATTGTGCACCAGCAGAAAGTCTAAACGGTAGAGGAAAGTCTATATAGGGTGGAGGGCCCCGCTACTCATTTCATATCAAAGAGCTCGTGAAAGGGGAGTTGTgagaaaacaagagagaaaaagacAGAGGTAGGGATGAGGAATTGTGCACCAGAAAGTCTAAACGGTGGAGGGCCCTGCTACTCATTTCATATCAAGGCAGAAATTATAAGCTAACCTCATGGACTTAGAAGTAAACTTACattataaacacaaaaagaaatggaaacatttacaatttttgtgtatttatgTACTGTAAGTTTATATTGCAACTACAATATAAACATATAGAGGTATAATCACCAAAAAAGTTactaaaacaatattatttcaGTGCTTGACGGCTCAATGTATAAGACAAGTGAGTCCAAGGtcccaaataaaaaagatttccAAATTTACATTGTAGGAGCACAATTTGTAACAACTCCAAGATAAAATTGGACTCGTAAGTAAAAAGGCCTcccacaatatcatttgtagagagtgggcttcaaAGGTATGGTTTGGGCATAGGTGAGTGGTTTTAATCGTAGTTCCTGCGGGGAATACTACATGGGCGAGCTTGGCCTTCCTAGCCAAAACTCCCTGGTGGCCAGCCCCCCCCTtcatctttgtttgtttcgccTTTTATACTGGGGTCCTATTCCCCTTTTTTGTGTCCACGTGTTGATTTCTACTTTTGGGGTGCAGGCctgtccagtcgacccatacttagagtggttgggagttgctgGAAAGGCGTATGGA encodes:
- the LOC115990191 gene encoding G-type lectin S-receptor-like serine/threonine-protein kinase CES101, whose amino-acid sequence is MASKSRKLMLGFVCLLLFLGPSSQLDRLLQGQELKDGDELVSSQGNFKLGFFTLEMWVANRDAPIFNNSGSLTIDDYENLKISYNGSLSIVLYSGQEASNASAVLLDTGNFVLRETISERQLWQSFDYPTHALVPGMRLGVNWKTGHTWSLTSWRGVLVPAAGSFTLALEPYLNRLVILWRESLYWTSPSVHFNSTSMGLTLHGYNFNYISNVNETYLNYTGVEENYMEENYITRVIRPLKIDYFGRLSDEFDTLVDCNFTNFFTNQFTLFQFIIGCKAQCRSHDDTFTPVSSSMKDGFKFDESDNLTRKDCEAKCFHNCSCVAYASTNQVAQTGCEIWRTTDRFIGFSNPNARTIYFLTSAFAKIKENRRANRSQVTKRWIWLIVAVGLKLKSMSRSQPNSSIEVDLF